A genomic stretch from Planctomycetaceae bacterium includes:
- the gcvPA gene encoding aminomethyl-transferring glycine dehydrogenase subunit GcvPA, giving the protein MAYLFDTPEQREKMLAAIGVASIDELFRQIPETLQLKRELDLPEPLSELALQQQMEQLLTPSVRTPVCFLGGGVYDHFIPAVVDEIASRGEFYTAYTPYQAEASQGTLQAFYEYQTLICQLTGMEVSNASLYEGGTAVSEAVFMAMRVNGRHGKVVVAGSLHPEYRAVLETYLAETETRIVTVPCRDGVISPEDVARLVDDQTCAVVMQQPNFFGCIEDISAITEVAHTGGALAILSFDPFSPGLLKRPADYGVDVAVAEGQPLGTPLQYGGPLLGVFTCRNEYVRKMPGRLIGRTTDRNGKDCFVLNLQAREQHIRRDKATSNICTNQGLIALRATIFLSVIGKNGLIDAARLCHQKARYAASGLCSLDGVELCFQRPFFREFALRLPVAASDLIQDLAERGYNVGPELSRFDIPGVDAPERCLLVALTEKRTRQEIDDLVHAVGQCLEVRKAVQ; this is encoded by the coding sequence GTGGCTTATCTGTTTGACACTCCCGAGCAGCGGGAGAAAATGCTGGCTGCCATAGGGGTTGCGAGCATTGATGAGTTGTTTCGTCAGATTCCCGAAACGCTTCAGCTGAAACGAGAGCTGGATCTGCCGGAGCCTCTTTCGGAGTTGGCGCTTCAGCAGCAGATGGAGCAATTGCTGACTCCGTCGGTAAGAACTCCCGTCTGTTTTCTCGGCGGAGGCGTTTATGATCACTTCATCCCCGCAGTGGTGGATGAAATCGCGTCTCGCGGCGAATTCTACACTGCCTACACTCCGTATCAGGCGGAGGCAAGCCAGGGGACTTTGCAGGCGTTCTATGAATATCAGACATTGATTTGTCAATTGACGGGAATGGAAGTCTCGAATGCCAGCCTGTATGAGGGCGGTACCGCGGTAAGCGAAGCGGTCTTCATGGCGATGCGGGTGAATGGTCGACATGGAAAAGTCGTCGTCGCCGGCTCGCTCCATCCGGAATACAGGGCCGTTCTGGAGACATACCTGGCAGAGACGGAGACCAGAATTGTCACCGTCCCCTGCAGGGATGGAGTAATTTCGCCGGAAGATGTGGCGAGACTGGTTGATGATCAGACTTGTGCCGTTGTGATGCAGCAGCCGAATTTCTTCGGCTGTATTGAGGATATCAGTGCAATCACTGAAGTGGCGCACACCGGGGGTGCATTGGCGATCCTCTCCTTTGATCCCTTCAGTCCGGGTCTACTGAAACGACCAGCTGACTACGGAGTCGACGTTGCTGTCGCAGAAGGTCAGCCTCTCGGTACCCCCCTTCAATATGGTGGGCCGCTTTTGGGTGTCTTCACGTGCCGAAATGAATACGTCCGGAAAATGCCCGGTCGTCTGATTGGACGCACGACAGATCGGAATGGTAAGGACTGCTTCGTACTAAATCTGCAGGCTCGTGAACAGCATATCCGTCGCGACAAGGCGACCAGCAATATCTGTACGAATCAGGGGTTAATCGCTCTGCGAGCGACAATATTCCTTTCCGTTATAGGCAAAAATGGCCTGATCGATGCTGCCCGACTGTGCCATCAGAAAGCTCGTTACGCGGCTTCGGGATTATGTTCGCTCGATGGTGTTGAACTCTGTTTCCAGCGCCCATTCTTCCGTGAATTCGCATTGCGACTTCCGGTTGCTGCCAGTGATCTGATCCAGGACCTGGCCGAGCGTGGTTACAACGTGGGTCCCGAGCTTTCCCGTTTTGACATCCCGGGTGTTGATGCCCCGGAGAGATGCCTGCTCGTTGCGCTCACTGAGAAGCGAACACGCCAGGAGATTGATGACCTCGTGCATGCTGTTGGTCAGTGCCTTGAAGTTCGGAAGGCTGTGCAATGA
- the gcvPB gene encoding aminomethyl-transferring glycine dehydrogenase subunit GcvPB produces the protein MRNNDFTRLLFDLSKAGRGTRVYPGSDVPPVDDVPEIGADYISSRPAELPELAEGDVVRHFVNLSTRNMSVDSHFYPLGSCTMKYNPKRHERLARLPLAANSHPYQPVKQIQGLLQVLFELQTMLAEISGLPAVSLHPAAGAQGELAALLTAAAYFRSRGEKRTRVLFPASAHGTNPASAALAGFECVQLNGGAGGFVDLDELKKTVDGRTAVFMITNPNTLGLFERDISAISKVLHDAGGLVYIDGANMNAILGKTRPGDFGGDMMHYNVHKTFTGPHGAGGPGAGPIAVRDFLADFLPSPVVTFDAQSGLYSLSSPARSIGQVRTFFGNVGILLRGYFYLRTLGGRGLREVSEQAVLNANYLLSQVKDFLDVPHGDRCMHEFVASARRQKSATGVTAMDIAKRLLDYGYHAPTVYFPLVVEEAMMMEPTETESLETLDAFASALRAICNEPPETVKAAPHTTAVCRPDEVGAARKPVLCWSPGC, from the coding sequence ATGAGAAACAATGATTTCACCCGACTCTTGTTCGATCTTTCGAAAGCTGGACGGGGAACCAGGGTCTATCCGGGATCGGATGTGCCGCCGGTCGACGACGTTCCGGAAATTGGAGCGGATTACATTTCCTCTCGACCAGCAGAATTGCCGGAGTTGGCCGAGGGCGATGTTGTACGGCATTTCGTGAATCTGTCGACTCGGAACATGAGCGTCGATTCACACTTCTATCCGTTGGGCAGTTGTACCATGAAGTACAACCCCAAGAGGCATGAACGTCTGGCGCGCCTTCCGCTTGCAGCGAACAGTCATCCATATCAGCCTGTGAAACAAATTCAGGGGCTCCTGCAGGTGCTGTTCGAACTGCAGACCATGCTGGCGGAGATTTCAGGATTGCCCGCCGTTTCACTTCATCCGGCCGCTGGCGCGCAGGGAGAGCTTGCGGCACTGTTAACCGCAGCCGCCTACTTCCGAAGCCGGGGCGAAAAGCGGACTCGAGTGCTGTTTCCGGCCAGTGCTCACGGAACCAATCCGGCCAGCGCGGCTCTGGCAGGGTTTGAGTGTGTCCAGTTGAACGGTGGAGCTGGTGGTTTTGTTGATCTGGACGAACTGAAGAAAACGGTGGATGGACGCACCGCCGTATTCATGATCACGAATCCCAACACGCTCGGTCTGTTCGAACGGGATATCTCTGCCATTTCGAAAGTGCTGCATGATGCCGGCGGACTCGTGTATATCGACGGCGCAAATATGAATGCCATTCTCGGCAAGACTCGACCCGGTGACTTTGGTGGTGACATGATGCACTACAACGTGCACAAGACCTTCACGGGGCCTCATGGTGCGGGCGGGCCGGGCGCCGGGCCGATCGCTGTGAGGGATTTTCTCGCAGATTTTCTGCCGTCCCCGGTTGTAACATTTGACGCACAATCCGGACTGTACTCTCTGTCTTCGCCTGCCCGATCCATTGGTCAGGTGCGAACATTCTTTGGCAACGTCGGTATTCTGCTTCGTGGTTATTTCTACCTGCGAACGTTGGGGGGCAGGGGGTTAAGAGAGGTTTCCGAGCAGGCTGTGCTGAATGCGAATTATCTCCTCAGCCAGGTGAAGGATTTTCTGGACGTGCCTCATGGCGACCGCTGCATGCATGAGTTTGTTGCAAGTGCAAGGCGACAAAAGTCTGCAACAGGTGTTACCGCAATGGACATTGCGAAGCGGCTGCTCGATTACGGCTATCATGCTCCCACTGTGTACTTCCCGCTGGTGGTGGAGGAAGCCATGATGATGGAACCAACAGAGACGGAGTCACTGGAAACACTGGATGCATTTGCTTCGGCCCTCCGCGCAATTTGCAATGAGCCACCGGAAACGGTCAAGGCGGCGCCGCACACAACCGCTGTTTGTCGTCCGGATGAAGTGGGAGCTGCCAGAAAGCCGGTGCTTTGCTGGTCGCCGGGCTGTTGA
- a CDS encoding FHA domain-containing protein, with protein sequence MIVAELSVVGGKHAGQIIPLNRRKFLIGREQDCQLRPNSEMVSRHHCVFSLDDFAVRLRDLGSTNGTFVNGNRIAKETVLSSGDHIVIGNLEFKLVVTPGASIDPSASSSGFDLKTKPEDTQVTSQTVLEIPVARQDAAPAEPAAAEPVTTQAPAAPPAVQQAPVPGSDTAVMPSAQMMPGQYPYPPQMMQPMGYPGGMYGGYPYQHMMPNYGQMYPPMMPQGYAAAPEQQAAAPSGAQQMEVSLPDPSETGAKEEAAKGSGGSDRSDTAKPTGAADAILKQMSGRRPGA encoded by the coding sequence ATGATCGTGGCCGAATTGTCAGTTGTTGGTGGAAAGCATGCCGGGCAGATTATTCCGCTGAATCGGCGGAAGTTTTTGATTGGCCGCGAGCAGGATTGCCAGCTGCGCCCCAATAGCGAGATGGTTAGTCGCCATCATTGCGTGTTCAGCCTCGATGACTTCGCAGTGCGGCTGCGTGATCTCGGCAGTACCAATGGCACGTTTGTGAATGGCAACCGAATTGCGAAGGAAACAGTCCTTTCGAGTGGGGATCACATTGTCATTGGCAACCTGGAATTCAAGCTGGTTGTCACTCCAGGTGCTTCCATCGATCCGTCTGCGAGCAGTTCAGGTTTCGATTTGAAGACGAAGCCAGAAGATACTCAGGTCACTTCTCAGACAGTTCTGGAGATACCGGTTGCTCGTCAGGATGCCGCACCTGCGGAACCTGCTGCAGCTGAGCCTGTTACGACTCAGGCTCCCGCGGCGCCGCCTGCCGTTCAGCAGGCTCCTGTTCCCGGGAGTGACACGGCCGTGATGCCTTCCGCACAGATGATGCCGGGGCAGTATCCGTATCCGCCACAAATGATGCAGCCGATGGGTTATCCAGGCGGGATGTACGGTGGTTATCCGTATCAGCATATGATGCCTAATTACGGCCAGATGTATCCTCCCATGATGCCTCAGGGTTATGCAGCTGCTCCGGAGCAGCAGGCCGCAGCTCCTTCTGGTGCACAGCAGATGGAAGTTTCGCTCCCGGATCCATCTGAGACAGGAGCAAAGGAGGAGGCTGCAAAGGGGAGTGGGGGATCCGATCGATCTGATACTGCCAAGCCGACCGGGGCAGCGGATGCCATTCTGAAACAGATGTCAGGTCGACGTCCGGGTGCCTAG
- the nusA gene encoding transcription termination factor NusA — MNGPEILRIVDAIHRDKAIDMEIVFEGIEQAILSAARKHFSEDENVEVQIDRKSGEPALICDGRMLEPELLGDLLGRISAQTAKQVMIQKIREAERDTLYDEFLDLRSQLVSGLVTRIDRGTVIVNLGKVEAILPRSEQIAKENYRVGDRVRAIVLDVRKAGSRVRVILSRTHADFVRRLFEVEIPEINDRVIEVRSISREAGHRSKVAVSCADSTIDCVGACVGVRGARIRGIVEELSGERIDIVRWNDSLQVLVPNALQPAEVEDVILCPMLGKVIVLVRDDQLSLAIGRRGQNVRLASKLVGWDINVMTQVSLDEQLDISIEAFSVIPQMTPDLSENLVSQGFFTFDDLSVIEPDQLMEIGGLSQEDCDAIIEFADVESLKNEEQERLAAEQKKRDASQREHAPAAPAGKAVASVSVESPVQPAEGVAAEVVVEAGAESDGESGEETRPEVAVDGAPGDSVEGVPVVAEEVADVQPEEG, encoded by the coding sequence ATGAATGGACCAGAAATCCTCAGAATTGTTGATGCCATTCATCGTGATAAGGCTATCGACATGGAGATCGTGTTTGAGGGGATCGAGCAGGCAATCTTGTCTGCCGCCCGAAAACACTTCTCAGAGGACGAGAATGTTGAGGTGCAGATTGATCGCAAATCTGGTGAACCAGCTTTGATTTGTGATGGTCGGATGCTGGAGCCGGAATTGCTTGGAGACTTGCTGGGGCGGATTTCGGCCCAGACTGCCAAGCAGGTGATGATACAGAAGATTCGTGAAGCTGAGCGGGATACGCTGTACGACGAGTTTCTGGATCTGCGCAGTCAGTTGGTGTCCGGATTAGTGACCAGGATTGATCGCGGGACTGTGATTGTCAATTTGGGTAAGGTGGAAGCTATTCTGCCTCGCAGTGAGCAGATTGCGAAAGAGAATTACCGCGTCGGTGATCGGGTTCGGGCGATTGTGCTTGATGTTCGCAAGGCAGGCTCGCGGGTGCGGGTGATTCTTTCGCGTACGCACGCGGATTTCGTGCGTCGACTTTTTGAGGTCGAAATTCCCGAGATCAATGACCGTGTGATTGAGGTTCGTTCTATCTCGCGAGAGGCAGGGCATCGCTCAAAGGTTGCCGTTTCTTGTGCGGATTCGACGATTGATTGCGTGGGAGCCTGTGTGGGTGTGCGAGGGGCTCGAATTCGCGGGATCGTTGAAGAACTAAGTGGTGAGCGAATTGATATCGTTCGCTGGAACGACTCGCTGCAGGTGCTGGTTCCCAATGCTTTGCAGCCGGCAGAAGTCGAGGATGTGATTCTTTGCCCAATGCTGGGGAAAGTGATTGTTCTTGTTCGGGATGATCAGTTGTCTTTGGCAATTGGCCGCCGGGGGCAGAACGTTCGGCTGGCATCAAAACTGGTTGGTTGGGATATCAATGTGATGACCCAGGTGTCTCTTGATGAGCAGCTGGATATCTCCATTGAAGCATTCTCTGTTATCCCTCAGATGACGCCGGACTTGTCAGAGAATCTTGTGTCACAAGGGTTCTTCACCTTTGATGACCTTTCTGTGATTGAACCTGATCAGTTGATGGAGATTGGCGGCCTCAGTCAGGAGGATTGCGACGCAATTATCGAGTTTGCAGACGTGGAGAGCTTGAAGAACGAGGAGCAGGAGCGGCTGGCGGCTGAGCAGAAAAAACGTGACGCGTCTCAACGTGAGCACGCACCGGCGGCCCCTGCAGGCAAAGCTGTCGCTTCTGTGAGTGTCGAGTCGCCGGTTCAGCCCGCCGAGGGTGTTGCCGCTGAGGTGGTGGTTGAGGCAGGGGCGGAATCGGATGGGGAATCCGGGGAGGAAACCAGGCCTGAAGTTGCTGTCGATGGTGCCCCGGGTGATTCGGTTGAGGGTGTTCCGGTCGTGGCTGAAGAGGTTGCAGATGTGCAACCTGAAGAGGGTTAG
- the infB gene encoding translation initiation factor IF-2 produces the protein MKIRIFALARDLGLDSKVLIEICEEAGVKLRNALATISEEERDQIVAFIKSREAGPASEADAVDLAPTREPVVDMGKVRDIKAMSPRPQHASRSEGEVIGSEETQEPEESSAEESVVEVEEVVAPPAPVVAVEVPETTEKIVESPAESEAPVEVVAEKTQTEEAPAEVAPVEAIADVPPAVEAAPVVTPSQEAPRRPRMQQMREMRPIGSVKDREQAAKGSVARGKPISRPIVAAPPDYTPPVIKKQKVEKEKAQKPDMALSDIVDRRSPLADQLRQLKQARAEQETPAVDTARQQRPGARRGSLLNDFRESRQKERENKKIKRKRKSGSVELKTNAQISFPITVRALSEAIGRPAKSILSILFKDGKMFTINDELSEEVAMEVAMDLGVDLEVKRGRDIEAELVASLDHEDPAESMASRPPIVTILGHVDHGKTTLVDYIRSANVAAGEAGGITQHIAAYQVNYEGHAVTFVDTPGHAAFGEMRSRGANVTDIIVLVIAADDGVMPQTVECISHAKNAGVPIIVALNKVDLPEIDEQRVLQQLAQHELLPAEWGGEVEVVRTSGATGQGVDKLLETILLTSELHEFQANPEREALGVCLEAFRDEGRGAIAWMIVQKGTLRVGDVVLCGSTYGRIRAIYNDRDEELDEAGPSSPVKVAGLNDVPGAGDHFFVMKDIEEARETADNRIHEGRTEVLSRRGKPRTLDDILSSAREGEGNQELPLILKADTPGSLEALRGEINKFEHPEVSVSIIHEGIGGVNESDVYLASAADAIIIAFHVIAEDRAETLAEREAVEIRRYNIIYEVTEHIKLALQGLLRPERVEVATGRAIVLRTFQISRFGTIAGCRVLNGTIARDNRIHVIRDQKVLNDYRIGSLKREKDDAREVRDGMECGIRLEGFNDVKEGDLLEAYRIEEVKRTL, from the coding sequence TTGAAGATACGTATCTTTGCCCTTGCGAGGGACTTAGGTCTCGACAGTAAGGTATTGATCGAAATTTGCGAAGAAGCCGGTGTTAAACTGCGCAACGCACTTGCGACGATTTCCGAAGAGGAACGCGACCAGATCGTTGCTTTTATCAAGAGTCGTGAGGCTGGTCCTGCGTCCGAGGCCGATGCAGTAGACCTCGCTCCGACCCGCGAGCCAGTTGTTGACATGGGCAAGGTTCGCGACATCAAGGCAATGTCGCCGCGCCCTCAGCATGCGTCTCGGTCGGAGGGTGAGGTCATTGGATCGGAGGAGACTCAGGAGCCCGAGGAGTCTTCTGCTGAAGAATCGGTGGTTGAGGTTGAGGAGGTTGTTGCTCCTCCCGCTCCCGTCGTTGCTGTGGAAGTGCCTGAAACTACAGAAAAGATCGTTGAGAGTCCGGCAGAGTCAGAGGCTCCTGTCGAGGTAGTTGCAGAGAAAACACAGACAGAAGAGGCTCCCGCAGAAGTGGCACCAGTCGAGGCGATTGCTGACGTACCTCCCGCAGTTGAAGCTGCCCCCGTAGTCACTCCTTCGCAGGAAGCGCCGCGTCGACCGCGAATGCAGCAAATGCGGGAGATGCGTCCTATCGGGTCTGTGAAGGATCGTGAGCAGGCAGCGAAGGGATCTGTTGCGCGCGGGAAGCCCATTTCGCGTCCGATCGTCGCGGCTCCTCCGGATTACACGCCGCCGGTCATCAAGAAGCAAAAAGTTGAAAAAGAGAAGGCGCAAAAGCCGGACATGGCTCTCTCCGACATCGTTGATCGGCGGAGTCCACTGGCGGATCAGTTGCGTCAGCTGAAGCAGGCCCGTGCTGAACAGGAGACGCCAGCCGTCGATACGGCAAGACAGCAACGGCCAGGAGCACGCCGCGGGTCACTGCTGAATGACTTTCGTGAGTCACGACAGAAGGAACGTGAAAACAAGAAGATCAAGCGGAAGCGGAAGTCGGGCAGTGTTGAGCTGAAGACCAACGCTCAGATTTCATTCCCGATTACCGTTCGTGCCTTGTCAGAGGCGATCGGGCGTCCCGCGAAATCGATTCTGAGCATCCTGTTTAAAGACGGGAAGATGTTCACGATCAACGACGAACTTTCAGAAGAAGTTGCGATGGAAGTCGCGATGGATTTGGGAGTCGATCTTGAGGTCAAACGCGGTCGGGATATTGAGGCAGAACTTGTTGCGTCGCTGGATCATGAGGATCCTGCTGAGTCGATGGCGAGCCGACCTCCGATTGTCACGATTCTGGGACACGTCGACCATGGTAAGACGACCCTGGTTGACTACATCCGAAGTGCGAATGTCGCTGCCGGAGAAGCCGGTGGTATCACGCAGCATATCGCTGCCTATCAGGTGAACTACGAGGGTCATGCAGTGACCTTTGTGGATACGCCGGGCCACGCCGCTTTCGGTGAAATGCGATCACGCGGGGCAAACGTAACCGACATCATTGTTCTGGTGATCGCGGCAGATGATGGCGTCATGCCTCAGACGGTGGAGTGCATCAGTCATGCGAAGAATGCTGGCGTACCTATCATCGTTGCCTTGAATAAGGTTGACCTTCCGGAAATCGATGAGCAACGGGTACTTCAGCAGTTAGCCCAGCATGAACTGCTTCCAGCGGAATGGGGTGGAGAAGTTGAAGTTGTTCGAACATCCGGTGCGACAGGCCAGGGTGTCGACAAACTTCTCGAAACCATCCTGCTGACTTCTGAGTTGCATGAGTTTCAGGCAAATCCGGAACGTGAAGCATTGGGTGTCTGTCTCGAAGCATTTCGTGATGAAGGTCGTGGTGCGATCGCCTGGATGATCGTGCAGAAAGGAACGTTGCGGGTTGGCGATGTTGTACTGTGCGGAAGCACTTATGGTCGCATCCGTGCAATTTACAATGACCGCGATGAGGAGCTGGACGAAGCCGGACCATCCTCGCCGGTTAAAGTGGCTGGCCTGAACGATGTCCCCGGGGCTGGAGATCATTTCTTCGTCATGAAGGATATCGAGGAAGCCCGAGAGACTGCCGACAATCGTATTCACGAAGGTCGAACCGAGGTGCTGTCGCGTCGTGGTAAGCCGAGGACACTTGACGATATTCTGTCTTCTGCACGCGAAGGTGAAGGCAATCAGGAGTTGCCACTGATCCTGAAGGCTGATACGCCGGGATCGCTTGAGGCGCTTCGCGGTGAGATTAACAAGTTTGAACATCCTGAAGTGAGTGTGTCGATCATTCACGAGGGAATTGGCGGCGTCAACGAAAGTGACGTCTACCTGGCAAGTGCAGCCGATGCCATCATTATTGCGTTCCATGTGATTGCAGAAGATCGGGCAGAAACGCTGGCCGAACGCGAAGCGGTTGAAATTCGGCGGTACAACATCATTTATGAGGTTACAGAGCACATCAAGCTGGCACTTCAGGGATTGTTGCGTCCGGAACGCGTGGAAGTGGCCACTGGTCGGGCGATCGTCCTGAGGACGTTTCAGATCAGTCGCTTTGGAACAATTGCCGGTTGTCGCGTGCTGAACGGGACGATTGCACGTGATAATCGAATTCACGTGATCCGGGATCAGAAGGTTCTCAACGATTATCGAATCGGATCTCTGAAGAGGGAGAAGGACGATGCTCGTGAAGTTCGCGACGGCATGGAGTGCGGAATTCGTTTGGAAGGATTCAACGACGTCAAAGAGGGTGACTTGCTGGAAGCCTATCGAATTGAGGAGGTCAAGAGGACGTTGTAG
- the rbfA gene encoding 30S ribosome-binding factor RbfA — protein MSTRRTARVASVVREVVSTAILQELRDPRIRNVTVLGAEVSPDLRYASVKISVMGDEKVAALTMHGLNSARGFLQSKVGERIKSRYTPELRFILDTGLKKSAEATRILREVLPEHEELPATDVSAVPLDEPGIHNE, from the coding sequence ATGTCAACGCGCCGCACAGCAAGAGTGGCCTCAGTGGTTCGTGAAGTGGTCAGCACTGCGATCCTTCAGGAATTGCGCGACCCTCGCATCAGGAACGTGACCGTTCTTGGTGCCGAGGTCAGTCCGGATCTGAGGTACGCAAGCGTAAAAATCTCCGTGATGGGCGACGAAAAAGTGGCCGCCCTGACAATGCACGGGCTTAATTCGGCCCGGGGCTTCCTGCAATCCAAAGTGGGGGAGCGCATCAAGAGTCGTTACACCCCTGAATTGCGATTTATTCTGGATACCGGGTTAAAGAAGTCGGCAGAGGCCACGCGAATTCTGCGTGAAGTCCTGCCGGAACACGAAGAACTACCTGCGACGGATGTTTCGGCAGTCCCGCTGGACGAGCCGGGTATTCACAACGAGTAG
- a CDS encoding HDOD domain-containing protein, which translates to MSLSVEKILSSDRLPSLPEVALKVVQIARQPDPDFTELVESIRLDPAIAGRILKTANSALLGMKTRASSIETAVPRLGTTMVRALVLGFTLADAHKSRSPVLRAWYQQIWRESLIQAAAAEVLAERQGGRVDPGTWFLAGLLQDIGRLALLTTCQEEYVDNVLELEDDRAQIDREISYYGFSHVDVSVALCQRWNLDDDIVDAIRVHHRVAHRVVPLRFVSSTSLAAGLITASYFADYLEEVSRNLSCSREQIERMLMQVFALRPNDVFRVLADVDARVGEVAATFNVDIGNTPSLEAILADAQEVLSRIAVAGQLRLVNACVDFEDEVAASRIEAEKKAASSEPVKCWHDPATRTFNRTYLDQALTATISQSHEQNVPLGLILVEASEGGNDGIDDNGEKSRLRRVADILRQSVRLSDAVVRFGQNEFLISMYDVNVDMLPLLTDQIQRRMARDFAREHESTSPCAFAALYYDPSMTKPESSGSLIEKLRKIGTTSGRLSVACVNQGCVVPSESRLTSELLVQ; encoded by the coding sequence GTGTCTTTATCCGTCGAAAAGATTCTGTCCTCGGACCGGCTTCCCAGCTTGCCTGAAGTTGCATTGAAGGTTGTTCAGATTGCTCGTCAGCCGGATCCTGACTTTACGGAACTCGTGGAGTCGATCCGTCTGGATCCCGCAATTGCCGGGCGAATTCTGAAGACGGCCAATTCCGCGCTGCTCGGGATGAAAACGCGTGCCTCTTCGATCGAAACCGCTGTACCGCGACTCGGCACGACGATGGTCCGTGCTCTGGTTCTGGGTTTCACTCTTGCGGACGCTCACAAGAGCCGATCGCCTGTTTTGAGGGCCTGGTACCAGCAAATCTGGCGTGAGTCACTGATTCAGGCTGCGGCCGCGGAAGTCCTTGCGGAAAGGCAGGGCGGGCGAGTCGATCCGGGGACATGGTTCCTGGCAGGTTTGCTGCAGGATATTGGACGCCTGGCATTGCTGACTACCTGCCAGGAAGAATATGTCGACAACGTACTGGAACTGGAAGATGATCGTGCGCAGATCGATCGGGAGATTTCGTACTACGGTTTTTCGCATGTTGATGTCAGCGTCGCATTGTGTCAGCGGTGGAACCTGGACGACGATATTGTGGATGCCATTCGGGTGCATCATCGAGTCGCTCATCGGGTCGTACCGCTTCGATTTGTTTCCAGCACGTCGCTCGCCGCCGGTTTGATCACAGCATCCTATTTCGCTGACTACCTTGAGGAAGTGAGCCGAAACTTAAGCTGCAGCAGGGAACAGATTGAACGCATGCTGATGCAGGTTTTCGCTCTGCGCCCCAATGATGTCTTCCGGGTTCTGGCCGATGTTGATGCTCGCGTGGGAGAGGTTGCTGCCACGTTTAATGTCGACATCGGAAATACGCCTTCTCTTGAAGCCATACTGGCTGATGCACAGGAAGTGTTGTCTCGAATCGCGGTGGCCGGCCAGTTGCGACTTGTCAACGCGTGTGTCGATTTTGAAGATGAAGTGGCTGCGTCCCGAATCGAAGCGGAGAAAAAAGCGGCCTCATCCGAACCCGTCAAGTGTTGGCACGATCCCGCCACACGGACCTTTAATCGCACCTACCTGGATCAGGCACTGACCGCGACCATCAGTCAGTCTCATGAGCAGAATGTTCCGCTGGGGTTGATTCTTGTTGAGGCATCTGAAGGCGGCAATGACGGCATTGATGACAACGGCGAGAAATCTCGTCTGCGTCGTGTTGCGGATATCCTTCGACAGTCCGTACGTTTGTCAGACGCTGTCGTGCGATTCGGCCAGAACGAGTTTCTGATTTCGATGTACGACGTCAATGTCGATATGTTGCCGCTTCTGACTGATCAGATTCAACGCCGAATGGCTCGCGACTTCGCACGCGAACACGAAAGCACGAGTCCGTGTGCTTTTGCCGCCTTGTACTATGATCCATCGATGACAAAGCCAGAGTCTTCGGGGTCCCTGATCGAGAAACTCAGAAAAATTGGCACCACGAGTGGACGATTGTCCGTGGCCTGCGTGAATCAGGGCTGCGTCGTACCCTCTGAGAGTCGACTGACTTCCGAACTACTTGTTCAGTGA